Proteins encoded by one window of Nocardia goodfellowii:
- a CDS encoding TIGR03618 family F420-dependent PPOX class oxidoreductase, with protein MRLDDSARQLIGAGADATLVTINADGSPQVSVVWVALRETPDGDELVTAHLGEYLKVRNVRRDSRVAVTILSPEPGEVMRPYLAIKGTARVVEGGAPELLTELARTLASPGVDFPPADAPPGLLTRIRIDRVGGIGPWAK; from the coding sequence ATGCGACTGGATGATTCGGCACGTCAACTCATCGGCGCGGGGGCCGATGCCACCCTGGTCACGATCAACGCCGACGGGAGCCCGCAGGTGTCGGTGGTGTGGGTGGCCCTGCGGGAGACGCCGGACGGTGACGAACTGGTGACCGCGCACCTCGGCGAGTACCTGAAGGTGCGCAATGTGCGGCGCGACAGCCGGGTGGCGGTGACGATCCTGTCCCCGGAGCCCGGCGAGGTGATGCGGCCCTACCTGGCGATCAAGGGCACGGCGCGCGTCGTCGAAGGCGGTGCGCCGGAACTACTCACCGAACTGGCACGGACCCTGGCCAGTCCCGGTGTCGACTTCCCGCCGGCGGACGCGCCGCCGGGACTGCTCACCCGCATCCGGATCGACCGGGTCGGCGGCATCGGGCCCTGGGCGAAATGA
- a CDS encoding BP74-related protein, with amino-acid sequence MADFAFTDYSGKEFVIRLTNEQRIGEARRILSGEEQMSIHVMGRLRKTQADYNPGWSFHLDPETISFFTMAIEVCDASITYVEDHLDEACGAFLPGCFWCPWSSRLTRELTA; translated from the coding sequence ATGGCCGACTTCGCGTTTACCGACTACTCCGGCAAAGAATTCGTTATCCGTTTGACCAACGAGCAACGCATCGGCGAGGCGCGTCGCATTCTCTCCGGCGAGGAACAGATGTCGATCCACGTCATGGGCCGTCTCCGAAAGACCCAGGCCGATTACAACCCGGGCTGGAGCTTCCATCTCGACCCCGAGACCATCAGCTTCTTCACGATGGCCATCGAGGTCTGCGATGCCAGCATCACCTACGTCGAAGACCATCTCGACGAAGCGTGCGGGGCCTTCCTGCCGGGCTGCTTCTGGTGCCCCTGGTCCTCCCGGCTGACCAGAGAACTCACCGCCTGA
- a CDS encoding lysophospholipid acyltransferase family protein has product MEPVYRTIIGLARTVFFVEGLKFTVKGAENIPASGGAVLAVNHTGYMDFTYAGLPVRTPKRYIRFMAKKEVFDNPISGPIMRALKHIPVDRGAGADSYQAAVDYLKRGELVGVYPEATISRSFEIKEFKSGAARMAIEAGVPLIPIVIWGAQRVWTKGFPKRLGRTNTPISIAVGRPIQPYEPAADLTAELRSTMQAMLLDLQKDYVHEPGAYWVPARLGGSAPTLAEADAMDAAESAERSARRKSAD; this is encoded by the coding sequence GTGGAACCCGTCTACCGGACGATCATCGGGCTGGCCCGTACCGTCTTCTTCGTCGAAGGTCTGAAGTTCACCGTCAAGGGCGCGGAGAATATCCCCGCCTCGGGTGGCGCCGTGCTCGCGGTCAACCACACCGGCTACATGGACTTCACCTATGCCGGCCTGCCCGTGCGCACCCCCAAGCGCTACATCCGGTTCATGGCCAAGAAGGAAGTGTTCGACAACCCGATCTCGGGCCCGATCATGCGGGCGCTCAAACACATCCCGGTGGACCGGGGCGCGGGCGCCGACTCCTACCAGGCCGCCGTCGACTACCTGAAGCGCGGTGAACTCGTCGGCGTGTATCCGGAGGCGACGATCAGCCGCAGCTTCGAGATCAAGGAATTCAAGTCCGGCGCGGCCCGCATGGCCATCGAGGCCGGGGTGCCGCTGATCCCGATCGTCATCTGGGGCGCGCAGCGGGTGTGGACCAAAGGCTTCCCGAAGCGCCTGGGCCGCACCAACACTCCCATCTCCATCGCCGTCGGCCGGCCGATCCAGCCCTACGAGCCCGCTGCGGACCTCACCGCGGAACTCCGGTCCACCATGCAGGCGATGCTGCTGGACCTGCAGAAGGACTACGTCCACGAACCCGGCGCCTACTGGGTACCGGCCCGGCTCGGCGGCAGCGCCCCCACCCTGGCGGAAGCCGACGCGATGGACGCCGCGGAGAGCGCCGAGCGTTCGGCCCGCCGGAAATCAGCTGACTAG
- a CDS encoding Rieske 2Fe-2S domain-containing protein yields the protein MQITSVGHAGFHIRTAAGTILCDPWVNPAYFGSWFPFPDNTRLDWDDLGNCDFLYVSHLHRDHFDAKLLAEKVNKDATVLLPDYPVPDLRRELVKLGFHRFFETEDSVKHSLKGLPWRAGRPEDTDLDIMIVALRAPADGPIGDSGLIVSDGETTCFNMNDARPVDMDVVHDAFGHIDIHLLQYSGAIWYPMVYDIPARTKSNFGKQKRQRGMDRARSYIEQVGATWVVPSAGPPVFLDDELRYLNDDRGDEGNIFPDQVVFLEQMEIHGNKGGILMIPGSVAEVHGEELASLSHPSDPADIYDRKADYIADMAERLAPVLAAEKASWATGSEPFLEPLKALFEPIMAQSDLICDGIGYPVGLVLGDETVVLDFPKRVVRAPIEGEGKYRYGFRIAPELVRTVLRDNEPDWVNTIFLSTRFQAWRIGGYNEFLYTFFKCLTDERIAYADGWFAEAHDDTASTELAGWEVQRRCPHLKADLSKFGVVEGNTLTCNLHGWQWDLESGRCKTSKGHELRSRKL from the coding sequence GTGCAGATCACCAGCGTCGGACACGCCGGATTCCACATCCGCACCGCGGCCGGGACGATCCTTTGTGATCCCTGGGTCAACCCCGCGTATTTCGGTTCGTGGTTCCCGTTCCCCGACAACACCCGGCTCGACTGGGACGATCTGGGCAATTGCGATTTCCTCTACGTCTCGCATCTGCACCGCGACCACTTCGACGCGAAACTGCTCGCCGAGAAAGTCAACAAGGACGCGACCGTGCTGCTGCCCGACTACCCGGTGCCGGACCTGCGCCGCGAACTCGTCAAGCTCGGCTTCCACCGGTTCTTCGAGACCGAGGATTCGGTCAAACACTCGCTGAAGGGTCTGCCCTGGCGCGCCGGCCGCCCGGAAGACACCGACCTCGACATCATGATCGTGGCGCTGCGCGCGCCCGCCGACGGCCCCATCGGTGACTCCGGCCTGATCGTCTCCGACGGCGAGACCACCTGCTTCAACATGAACGACGCGCGCCCGGTCGACATGGACGTGGTGCACGACGCGTTCGGCCACATCGATATTCACCTGCTCCAGTACTCGGGCGCCATCTGGTATCCGATGGTGTACGACATTCCGGCGCGCACCAAGTCCAACTTCGGTAAGCAGAAGCGGCAGCGCGGTATGGACCGGGCGCGCAGCTACATAGAGCAGGTCGGGGCGACCTGGGTGGTGCCCTCGGCCGGTCCGCCGGTGTTCCTCGACGACGAGCTGCGCTACCTCAACGACGATCGCGGCGACGAGGGCAATATCTTCCCGGACCAGGTGGTCTTCCTGGAGCAGATGGAGATCCACGGCAACAAGGGCGGGATCCTGATGATCCCGGGCTCGGTCGCCGAGGTGCACGGCGAAGAACTCGCGTCGCTGTCGCATCCGAGTGATCCGGCCGACATCTACGACCGCAAAGCGGATTACATCGCGGATATGGCGGAACGGCTGGCCCCGGTGCTCGCGGCCGAGAAAGCCTCCTGGGCAACGGGTTCCGAACCGTTCCTGGAGCCGCTGAAGGCACTGTTCGAGCCGATCATGGCGCAGTCGGATCTGATCTGCGACGGCATCGGCTACCCCGTCGGCCTGGTGCTCGGCGACGAAACCGTGGTGCTGGACTTCCCCAAGCGCGTCGTGCGCGCGCCCATCGAGGGAGAAGGCAAGTACCGCTACGGTTTCCGCATCGCACCGGAACTCGTGCGCACCGTGCTCCGCGACAACGAACCGGACTGGGTGAACACCATCTTCCTGTCCACCCGCTTCCAGGCGTGGCGGATCGGCGGCTACAACGAATTCCTCTACACCTTCTTCAAATGCCTCACCGATGAGCGCATCGCCTACGCCGACGGCTGGTTCGCCGAGGCGCACGACGACACCGCCTCCACCGAGCTCGCCGGGTGGGAGGTACAGCGCCGCTGCCCGCACCTGAAGGCGGATCTGTCCAAGTTCGGTGTGGTGGAAGGGAATACCCTCACCTGCAATCTGCACGGGTGGCAGTGGGATCTGGAATCGGGGCGGTGCAAGACGTCCAAGGGGCACGAGCTGCGCAGCCGCAAACTCTGA